In Candidatus Sedimenticola sp. (ex Thyasira tokunagai), the following proteins share a genomic window:
- a CDS encoding integrating conjugative element protein: MKICSYSAIRATGILLLAGSLVCVQAQAATPAPIGDSSWYYEIGGAQPLTSAPNPLVNTVTIGGSGQLGLNYSCGKFDPVLGVTNTLNNIKSGVDQMMNQMVTAATSAIAALPALILQRANPGLYDMFQNALLKAEETVNLATKSCEQMEAEIAQGKNPFDEWVVLSKGNDWKVQMGAGGMDVVSARDNVETNAGNNGLPWLGGGNAGGAAQPPIRIIGDTAKAGFNIIMNRQPHAAGAVPVGPTSPPITRIWNSPAAASAWIVRVTGDKIVRTCEGCAREATPGVGLAPEHHVTRTATATDLHNLVSGTTPLTLSNLDQVSGPGVAITRQVIDSIRKLPAAEQGLIVDRLAGDVALVQVMEKALYARRLLTTGRREPNIAAGPEDAQREIDQSLAALDTEIESLLFETRVRKEVIGKTVLALLKHESARRAASGTTGNTRTTPAKRLEGGAPAP; the protein is encoded by the coding sequence ATGAAAATTTGTTCCTACTCAGCTATCCGCGCTACTGGGATTCTCCTTCTGGCTGGCAGCCTCGTTTGCGTCCAGGCCCAGGCGGCGACACCCGCACCGATCGGTGATAGCAGCTGGTACTACGAGATTGGCGGAGCCCAGCCACTCACCTCAGCACCCAATCCCCTGGTCAACACCGTCACAATCGGCGGCTCCGGGCAACTGGGGCTCAACTACAGTTGTGGCAAGTTCGATCCGGTGCTCGGCGTCACCAATACATTGAACAACATCAAGAGTGGCGTTGACCAGATGATGAACCAGATGGTCACGGCCGCCACCAGTGCCATCGCGGCCCTGCCGGCGCTGATCCTGCAACGAGCCAATCCCGGTCTCTACGATATGTTTCAGAATGCCCTGCTCAAAGCGGAGGAGACGGTCAACCTTGCCACCAAAAGCTGCGAGCAGATGGAGGCTGAGATCGCCCAGGGCAAGAATCCTTTCGACGAATGGGTGGTACTCTCCAAGGGTAACGACTGGAAGGTACAGATGGGCGCTGGCGGCATGGATGTAGTTTCAGCTCGTGACAATGTGGAGACCAATGCCGGCAACAACGGCCTGCCCTGGCTGGGAGGAGGCAATGCCGGTGGTGCCGCCCAGCCCCCGATCCGGATCATCGGCGATACCGCCAAGGCGGGGTTTAATATCATCATGAACCGCCAGCCCCATGCAGCCGGTGCGGTACCGGTAGGACCCACCTCACCCCCGATCACCCGGATCTGGAACAGTCCTGCAGCCGCCAGTGCCTGGATCGTACGGGTGACGGGTGACAAGATCGTCCGTACCTGCGAGGGCTGCGCGCGTGAAGCCACACCCGGTGTGGGCCTGGCGCCAGAGCACCATGTCACCCGCACCGCCACCGCTACCGACCTGCATAATCTGGTATCAGGCACCACACCCCTTACTCTGTCGAATCTCGATCAGGTCTCAGGCCCTGGGGTTGCCATCACACGCCAGGTGATCGACTCTATCCGTAAGCTGCCTGCTGCCGAACAGGGGCTGATTGTCGACCGCCTGGCGGGTGATGTCGCCCTGGTGCAAGTGATGGAGAAGGCGCTCTACGCCCGGCGATTGCTGACCACCGGACGCCGTGAACCCAATATAGCGGCCGGTCCGGAAGACGCCCAACGGGAGATCGACCAGTCACTGGCCGCACTCGATACCGAGATAGAGAGCCTGCTGTTCGAGACTCGGGTGCGTAAGGAGGTGATAGGCAAGACTGTCCTGGCGCTACTAAAGCACGAGAGCGCTCGGCGCGCTGCCAGTGGCACGACCGGAAACACGCGGACGACGCCGGCAAAAAGGCTCGAAGGTGGCGCTCCGGCACCATGA
- a CDS encoding type II toxin-antitoxin system HicB family antitoxin, giving the protein MLEHKGYIGCVEFDDEAGVFSGEVINTRDVITFQGTSVEELQAAFCDSVEDYLEFCAERGEQPDKPFSGKFMLRTTPNLHRELYVAAKRAGKSLNAWVAEQLERAAHV; this is encoded by the coding sequence ATGTTGGAACATAAAGGCTATATAGGTTGCGTGGAATTCGATGATGAAGCCGGGGTTTTTAGCGGTGAAGTCATCAATACTCGCGATGTAATCACCTTCCAGGGCACCTCTGTTGAGGAGTTGCAGGCGGCCTTCTGTGACTCGGTGGAAGACTACCTGGAGTTCTGCGCTGAGCGTGGTGAGCAGCCAGATAAGCCATTTTCTGGCAAGTTCATGTTGCGAACCACTCCTAATCTCCACCGTGAGCTGTATGTGGCCGCCAAGCGGGCAGGAAAGAGTCTGAATGCGTGGGTAGCGGAGCAGCTTGAGCGGGCTGCACATGTTTGA
- a CDS encoding conjugal transfer protein TraG N-terminal domain-containing protein — MATGSFLELYLTIFGWLMYDNLWDILADTGLLYLPFLGVFISHVRKPMESMEGMDAASASQNRIEVAIAFMLTVIVLAGAPFFDLAPASLDYTKPCTATTVSGGATGTNYDAEFNAAGLGGAIARVPPWWYAVMAVSSGITAAAVGSIPCSNDYRMTRYKLNTKNIQDPRLKRELQEFATACYMPSRSDYLAEKPSLPAGISEDDTEWLGSHYFVNTAGKHYNDTAYRAPLEIQGFPYNAARDTEYPATAIPAWGRPYCNEWWTNGTVGLRKKLLDEVEPNFLSQVQTVLPGWLGMNATEAENRTIRRLLDVTESGRPNDQTYSGYGQNEGVGSWFGSLYNHGAAVIGTVATQITEYPKMYMVREAVVVVQAVVLMAIYMLLPFVLLFSGFAWDKMILMAVVIFAVKFWTFLWAVAYWLDNNLIEAVQPGWLAVFVHNDTTLSDDIIEFVVMAMYIGLPVIWTSLVSWAGMQIRGLADFSATNTARNAGQQGGQMAKGGVQKGGKMASRMAAKK; from the coding sequence ATGGCTACCGGCAGCTTCCTGGAACTCTACCTGACTATCTTCGGCTGGCTGATGTACGACAACCTGTGGGACATCCTAGCCGACACCGGCCTGCTCTACCTGCCGTTCCTCGGGGTTTTTATATCCCATGTCAGAAAACCGATGGAGAGTATGGAAGGCATGGATGCTGCCTCGGCCTCCCAGAACCGCATCGAGGTAGCCATTGCCTTCATGCTGACGGTGATCGTATTGGCGGGTGCGCCCTTCTTCGATCTGGCTCCCGCTTCGCTTGATTACACTAAGCCCTGTACTGCGACTACCGTCTCCGGCGGTGCCACCGGCACCAATTACGACGCGGAATTCAACGCCGCCGGTCTCGGTGGTGCTATCGCACGGGTACCGCCCTGGTGGTATGCGGTAATGGCCGTCTCCTCCGGCATAACAGCTGCAGCGGTAGGCTCGATTCCCTGCTCCAACGACTACCGGATGACCCGCTACAAGCTGAACACCAAAAACATCCAGGATCCAAGGCTTAAACGTGAACTCCAAGAGTTCGCCACAGCCTGTTATATGCCATCACGCTCCGATTACCTTGCTGAAAAACCCTCACTGCCGGCAGGCATATCAGAAGACGATACAGAATGGCTGGGCTCACACTATTTTGTAAACACGGCTGGCAAGCATTACAACGACACGGCGTACCGGGCACCGCTGGAGATCCAGGGGTTCCCGTATAACGCCGCCCGTGATACCGAGTACCCGGCCACCGCAATCCCCGCCTGGGGCCGGCCTTACTGCAACGAGTGGTGGACCAACGGCACCGTTGGACTACGCAAGAAACTGCTGGATGAGGTCGAACCAAACTTTCTGTCACAGGTACAGACAGTCCTGCCTGGCTGGCTTGGCATGAATGCAACCGAAGCGGAAAACCGGACCATCCGGCGGCTACTCGACGTCACTGAGTCAGGGCGACCGAACGACCAGACCTATTCCGGTTACGGACAGAATGAAGGCGTCGGTTCCTGGTTCGGCAGTCTATACAACCATGGCGCCGCCGTGATCGGCACTGTTGCCACGCAAATCACCGAGTACCCAAAGATGTACATGGTGCGCGAGGCCGTGGTCGTGGTACAGGCCGTAGTCCTGATGGCCATCTACATGCTGCTGCCGTTCGTGCTGCTGTTCTCGGGTTTTGCTTGGGACAAGATGATCCTCATGGCCGTCGTCATCTTCGCTGTGAAATTCTGGACCTTTCTCTGGGCCGTTGCCTACTGGCTGGATAACAACCTCATCGAAGCCGTGCAACCCGGCTGGCTGGCGGTATTCGTTCACAATGACACCACACTCAGTGATGACATCATCGAGTTTGTAGTTATGGCGATGTATATTGGGCTGCCAGTGATTTGGACTTCACTGGTAAGTTGGGCGGGAATGCAGATTAGAGGTTTAGCTGATTTCTCTGCAACCAATACAGCTAGAAATGCAGGTCAACAGGGAGGCCAGATGGCAAAAGGAGGCGTACAGAAAGGAGGAAAAATGGCTTCCAGAATGGCCGCAAAAAAGTGA
- a CDS encoding TIGR03756 family integrating conjugative element protein gives MIADSINTVSITAKTAAGGLSCIRWRPIGVCFWLRCSWSGCRIRTSLKVGHYNPDLVMSSYNELGGNPWTEMRATLGTVQKTTAGTLLTALLGVNADSAGNRTEGSNREHRNMVYREVDAIGHPVSSLSSIATISGLICPSQTTSFMPYFQSAFDALSWRTEIPEALYPASIIPGMREIGSWPIQSWGGVYPRTGWTTQAEEPKAAAIVAQRAGDIVTRNGQPHVYVPVSGTPSFSGRVWPPGALYEKNSRTGDWQMLTPNTETSCSTFGTNDLVTVSGWGGGKVDSGGEYAWNLWRPYKCCRRRGQWFLFSVDWMAYP, from the coding sequence ATGATTGCAGACTCGATCAACACCGTATCCATTACCGCCAAGACCGCCGCCGGTGGCCTAAGCTGCATTCGCTGGCGGCCCATCGGGGTCTGCTTCTGGCTACGTTGCAGCTGGAGTGGTTGCCGAATCCGTACCTCACTGAAGGTCGGTCATTACAACCCTGATCTAGTGATGAGTAGCTACAACGAACTGGGCGGCAACCCCTGGACGGAGATGCGCGCAACCCTGGGTACGGTACAGAAGACGACGGCCGGTACCCTGCTGACCGCTCTGCTGGGTGTCAATGCCGACAGCGCCGGCAACCGCACGGAGGGATCGAACCGGGAACACCGCAATATGGTCTATCGGGAGGTGGATGCAATTGGCCATCCGGTTTCCTCGCTCTCCAGCATCGCTACGATCAGCGGATTGATCTGCCCATCCCAGACCACTTCTTTCATGCCCTACTTCCAATCAGCCTTCGATGCGCTCTCCTGGCGTACCGAGATACCGGAGGCCCTGTATCCGGCCTCGATCATCCCCGGTATGCGCGAGATCGGCAGTTGGCCGATCCAATCCTGGGGCGGCGTCTATCCCCGCACCGGCTGGACCACTCAGGCCGAAGAACCCAAGGCGGCGGCCATCGTGGCCCAGCGGGCTGGGGACATCGTGACCCGTAACGGTCAGCCCCATGTCTATGTTCCTGTCTCCGGCACACCCTCTTTTTCCGGCAGGGTCTGGCCGCCGGGCGCCCTGTATGAAAAGAACTCTCGCACCGGCGACTGGCAGATGCTGACACCAAATACTGAAACGAGTTGCAGCACTTTTGGCACCAACGACCTGGTCACGGTTTCCGGCTGGGGCGGCGGCAAGGTGGACAGCGGAGGTGAATACGCCTGGAACCTGTGGCGGCCCTATAAATGCTGCCGGCGCAGGGGACAGTGGTTCCTCTTCTCCGTCGACTGGATGGCCTATCCCTGA
- a CDS encoding TIGR03757 family integrating conjugative element protein, which produces MVRITTIQLLHSPLFHLFLTTVVFPALLHASSAQAPIPAQIEVFTNSRYQVTNTTTTEVPVQIHDLDAPAGLEKKLSADLPSDPEQAKAIALKRLEALGADQLAEMVNQAYEGTTQAMTYELVKIPAVVFDNGASVIYGITDIDNAIRRYQAWRQGEVQ; this is translated from the coding sequence ATGGTCCGAATTACCACTATCCAGTTATTGCACAGCCCCCTATTCCACTTGTTTCTTACAACGGTGGTTTTCCCTGCCCTGCTTCATGCAAGCAGCGCACAAGCGCCAATACCAGCTCAGATCGAGGTATTCACCAATAGCCGCTACCAGGTAACCAATACCACCACGACTGAAGTACCTGTCCAAATCCATGATCTCGACGCCCCTGCCGGCCTGGAGAAAAAACTAAGCGCCGACCTACCGTCCGATCCGGAACAAGCAAAGGCCATAGCCCTTAAGCGCCTGGAAGCCCTGGGTGCAGACCAGCTGGCCGAGATGGTAAACCAGGCCTACGAAGGCACCACTCAGGCCATGACCTACGAACTGGTGAAGATCCCGGCGGTTGTATTCGACAACGGGGCCAGTGTGATCTATGGCATCACAGACATCGATAACGCAATCAGGCGTTACCAGGCCTGGCGTCAGGGAGAAGTCCAATGA